The DNA window AGGGCTGTGCccatcacagaaccacaggctGGCCGAGAGACCTGCAAACGTCATTGGGTCCaagccccagctccagccaggcCACGCAGCTGGCTTTCAagcatctccagggatggagacccaGAGCAGTGCTCACATGCACCCCACTGcccggctgagccctctcctgcccccagggctctgcccacTGCCCACTGCCCCTGCCTCACCTCGATGgcctccaccacctccagcaAACAGAAGTAAAGCATGTCCCATGTTGTGGAGCCCGCGCTGCTGGTGCTACAGATGGTGTAGATGGAGGCCAGAAACTtcagcttctcctcctcttgctgccagccagggaggggacaggcGGCCAGAGAGCGTCAGGGGGGTGAGACaggttgggggggaggggggcagcacagcccccagcacctTGCGAGCGTGGGATGGGGGCAGAAAGACTGGTCAGGAGACATGGGCGCAGCCTCATAGAATTGGCCTTGGATACCTTTGGTCTGCTCCTGAGGAAGGCTCGGATGATGTCCAGGTTATCCTCGTTCTGCCCGGGCAGAGCCAAGGTGGAGCAGCACGGATCTGGCCgagagaaggcaggcagggctggggggcgaGCAGGGGACAAAAAGCCAagccctctgcccagctcccagggatgTCACCAGTCCTGGCTCAAGGCTGGGACACAGGTGTCCCCTGTGAGCCCCAGGGGCGAGGGCGCAATGCTGGAgggcagcatggggagggggtcTGGCGTGCCCAGGTGAGGGACAGGCTACCACCGGCTGGCAGGGAGGATCCCTGTCCCGGGGTGCCGTGACAGGGCTGGCTCCCTGGCCACTGTGCCATGGGAGCCCCGatgccagcctggctgggcaaCGCGAGCGCGGGACcgggcagggacgggcaggcagccccctgcccgcaGCGCCTGCACACTCACCCGCCTGCAGCGGCTGGACCTTGCACATCTCGCTTGGCTTTGGCCCGGAGTGGGGAGCCAGGGCAGCTAcaccctccttctccccccaggCCTGCCTGGGCCTGCTAGGGGGTCTCCCTGCCATCCTGCGGAGGAAAGGGGTGAGGGGGACCCTGTGCCCCACAGAGCTGCCCTGCCAGGGGCAGTGGGGCAGAGGTGGCCATGCTTGGGGGGCTCTTTGCTCTCACCCTGTCCTAACACCGTCCTCCCAGACACTGGGGGGGACAGCACTGGGTGATCCAGGGTGTCACAAAGTGCCCCAATAGCACTCCCCCGGGGGGCACCCACAGActgcccccttcccctcttccccaggaCCCCTCCTtgccccgggcggggggggtgtgAGACTgactccctcttcctcctcctgctacGGGGCTGGGGTTTACCTGTAGCAGGGCACCCCCCTTGTCGCAGGGACCCCTCTGTACCCTGTCCCCTTGCTCCCAGGGGCTGGTGCCGCCCAACCTGCAGCTGGGCtaagctgggctgcagcccccagcccctcgggcACGCTGAGActcttttctcttccacacACGAGGCCCGGGACGAGGCCCGCGGGGCTCCCCTCGCTCGAAGGCTGCTGGGCACTCGGAGGGGCCGGACGCCCTCCCGTGCGCTCAGCCGCAGGGACGCACAACTGCGGGGGGCGGCCGCGTTCCCCGCTTACTAGTTGCCACGCGCCTGGAGGGTTCCACCAGCTggcaccgggcggggggggccggggtgggatggggctcctcgctcccctccccggggcacAGGGCCCCGCCGCGCGCATACTGGTTGCCACGCGCCTGGAGGGTTCCACCTGCTggcaccgggcggggggggcggggtgggacggggctcctcgctcccctccccggggcacagggccccgccgcgccgtAGGAGCCGAGGTGGGgcccccgggcccggcggggccagCGCCGAGGTGGGTGGGCAGACAGGTCGGTGCCAGGGGACGGGCAGGAGGAGGTAGCGGGGCAGGCCAGGGCGGCAGGAGCCGTGGGGCATTAGACATGGTAATTTAGGTGAATAAAGtggatttggtttggtttgggttttgtgttgttcttttttttttattttttatttaaaacagagtcCTCCAGAGCTCGGGTCTGGCCAAAGctgagggaagggggcagaCCCTCACAGAGGGCAGAGCCGCAGCATGATATGGGTGCCAGCAGGGTCAGGGGGCCACGCGCCATCCCCCGCTCCAGCGCTGCCGGCCCCAGGAGGGTGGTTGCACGAAGGACATGGGGCGCAGCACCAGGGACAAGGGTTTCATGACCCAGGTGCAGCGGCTCCGGGGCCAGCGGGCTAGGAGCTGTCAGGGACATGGGAGCTGGGGGCTGTAGCCCTCCGCTTCAGGGGGATGATGCAGATGCTGTTTTTGGCTTCTTTGATTCTCCACCACCGGCCAAGCCTGCAGATGAGAGAGATGGGGGTCACCCTCCACCGAGCCCTCGAGGCAGTGGAGGCTGTGCCCCCAGCCAgcgctggggaagggggacgGTACCGGTGCTCCTGCCCGAGGCCGGCCACCAGGAAGTCACCGGCTGCCGAGAACTCGAGGCTGTTgacaaaacccacctggaggggacagggcagggcgAGAGGCTCGcgcagcctcctcctgctgcccagggaggggagaaccCGCCGAGagacacccccagcccagctccagcatccCCAACCTCCTGACCCATACCAACGGGATAGCCCAGAGGGGCTCCAGCTTCCAAAATCCCTCACTGCACTTCCAGAGCTTCACACTAGCACTGTGGGAGCCTAGGGTAGAGAGAGGAGACTGCCATGCACCCcaacctggggcaggggcaggggcaggggcaggacagaccccctgcacccccaaacccttGCTCCAAAGCAGCTGCCCCACACCTGTAGCCAGGAGGTCACTGTTGCGCAGGGCAGCCACCGCCAAGATGCAGTACGGCTGCTGCAGGCCCTGGGCGTCCTGCATGCCGTGCGCCTGCCGGGCCAGCGCCAGCGGCTTCTTCTTCGCCAGCCCCCACAGGGCTACAGACCtaccagggaggggaggcatGAGGGGGTTGCAGGAGGGGGCTTTGCCCCAGGCACTGTCGCGGCCCCGTGCTCACCTGTCATCGGCACCCGACACTACGTGCTCCTCGCTGATGAGCTGGATGAAATCAGTGGAGCCCCTACAAAGAGAAGGGGCAACTACCATCAGTTACAAGCGTGCTTTGGGATCCTGCTTAggagtgtcgtggtttagccggcagctcagccccacacagtcgctcgctcactcccccaccggtagatgggggaaagaatcagaagggtaacgctcgcgggttgggataagaacagtttaatgattaaaattaaaagaaacaacaacagaaatgcaatgtaaaggagaacaacgagaggcgcaaagccccgggggaggggaagggaggggggaggggaacgaaccgccgaatactggtcatggtgtcacatggtatggaatgaacatgccattggccagtcggggtcagctgcccccaccatggccctgccccccGCCCACCACCacacgcggcagagcgcgggaagctggaaaggtagctgacccccacagtgagaaGAATTAACCCcgtctcagccaaaaccagcacaaggagACAAGGGCTCACTGGGACATCAGTGTCTCCAGTATGCCAGCAGGCTTCTGGTGATGCTTGGCACCCTCACACCACTGCCCCAGCCGGACCCACTTGCCCACAACCCCCTCTCCCGCCCCAGACCTACTGGTGCCCATAAAACACGAGCTGTGACTCCTCGGGGATCTTCCAGAGCCGCACGGTGCCGTCCCGTCCCCCCGCCGTCACACAGCACTCACGGCTCAGGCTGTCCAGCCCCGTGATGACATCCTGCTGCCCGAACCTGGAGGGGGAGGTGGCAAAGAGCTGCGGCAGGCACAGCCCCCCGCCACATTTCTTTCCCCAGGTGAGGGAGGCTcagtggggtgtgtgtgtccccagGCTCTTACAGGGTCTCCATGTCTGCGTTCTCCGCCACGTTCCAGACCTTGACGCAGCGGTCATGGGAGGCACTGTACAGCTGGTGCGTGCCCTTCCGGAAGGACAGGCCCTGCGGACGGACAGCCGGACATAGGGGGAGTGGTGAGGGGCACCGGGGAGGACagtgctgcctggccctgcaggcGTCGCAGCCAATGCCCCCGACTCACCGAGACGGCATCGCGGTGCCCAGTGAAGATGTGCAGGCGCTTGCAGGTGGCGGTGTCCCAGACCATGATCAGCTTGTTCCTGTCTCCCGTAGCCTGGCAGAACACAGGGGATACCCAAGACCTGCCCCACGAGGACCCACCACACATCCCAGCCTATGCTCCCACCCCATGTGCTTTGGGGGGTCCCAGGGACGCCTTCTTGGCTCCAGCGGAGGTAGGGGCTGCTTGAAGCCAGCAAAGTACACCTGGGCACGAGATACCGCTCTCTGCAGGACCCCAGGAGGAGATGcactccccaccagcacccctccGCCACACGTGGCAGCACCAGCCCCCTCTCCCGTACCAGGTACTTGCCATCCGATGAGATGGCCATGCAGAGGACGTGGGATGCATGCCCCATGTGCCGCTCCTCGGTGCCCTTCTTCCCCCCAGGCACCACGCACAGCCTCTTCCCGCTCTCCACCTCCCCTACGGGAAAGGCATCGCCATCACGCCCTGGGAACCTCCCAACATATTGGAAAGCACCAACAAGCCTCCCACAGAGCCCAAAACGATGCACGTGCACATCCCCGGAAGGGGCAGGGGCCCAGCCACCTCCACAGGCACCcacgctcctgctgctgcagggtccctccctgcagggtTCAGGCTGGGGGAACAGCCAGTCGCGGCCCCAAGGGAACACTTGCATTTGATGAGGGAGCCGTCCTTGGAAGCCGAAAAGATGAACCTGTCATCTGGAGAGATGACCAGGCAGGTGACGGGCAGCTGGTGCCCCCGCAGCACTCGAATGCTGGCTGGATCTGGAGGCTGCACCTGCAGGGAGAGCGGGATGTGAGCTGGGCCTCCCTCGGTCCCTTCCCCCGGCATGGGAGTACCCAAGCACAgcaccctccctcctccagggcACCAGCCCCCGGCACCCTGGGCAGAAGGAGGGCCCTGGTCCCGGAGCCAGCACCGTAACTCGGGGTGCCGGCCCT is part of the Phalacrocorax aristotelis chromosome 6, bGulAri2.1, whole genome shotgun sequence genome and encodes:
- the LOC142058659 gene encoding U3 small nucleolar RNA-interacting protein 2-like, translating into MAAAGSCRAKAPRGVAGWRRPRAAVLGAERRSRAAAVRPVDEEVSSDSEPESPSLGRRRRREAAVEEEVEETPQEKKLRLAKLYLEELRQHEEERAAAEEEEETHPADLIGDRLKEDVLEQKGRLQRLVAKDVQPPDPASIRVLRGHQLPVTCLVISPDDRFIFSASKDGSLIKWEVESGKRLCVVPGGKKGTEERHMGHASHVLCMAISSDGKYLATGDRNKLIMVWDTATCKRLHIFTGHRDAVSGLSFRKGTHQLYSASHDRCVKVWNVAENADMETLFGQQDVITGLDSLSRECCVTAGGRDGTVRLWKIPEESQLVFYGHQGSTDFIQLISEEHVVSGADDRSVALWGLAKKKPLALARQAHGMQDAQGLQQPYCILAVAALRNSDLLATGSHSASVKLWKCSEGFWKLEPLWAIPLVGFVNSLEFSAAGDFLVAGLGQEHRLGRWWRIKEAKNSICIIPLKRRATAPSSHVPDSS